In Leptospira sp. WS58.C1, a single genomic region encodes these proteins:
- a CDS encoding alpha/beta hydrolase, which translates to MYDIPLVQLGPVKAACIQGDPEGPYVIFLHGYGANAFDLLPLYSYMDVPEGTNFIFPEGILDIPIMPGYNGKAWFPIDMEALQRAMVAGGSRELFERYPAGLAEAKQKIEEMIQTLNVPMDRIILGGFSQGSMLATEITLKAEKKPKGLVILSGTLLDETNWSRYAKQTPGYKFFQSHGRMDPVLGYPAAKRLETVLKDAGWVGELLAFPGGHEIPEIVLNGMNRYLRELFE; encoded by the coding sequence ATGTATGATATCCCTCTCGTCCAACTAGGTCCTGTCAAAGCTGCTTGTATCCAAGGTGATCCGGAAGGACCCTATGTGATTTTTCTGCACGGTTATGGTGCAAATGCTTTCGACCTTCTTCCCTTATATTCCTATATGGACGTTCCGGAAGGAACAAACTTCATTTTTCCGGAAGGGATTTTGGATATTCCGATTATGCCTGGTTATAACGGCAAGGCTTGGTTCCCGATCGATATGGAGGCTTTGCAAAGAGCGATGGTCGCAGGAGGTTCTCGGGAACTTTTCGAACGTTATCCCGCGGGTCTAGCCGAGGCCAAACAAAAGATAGAAGAAATGATCCAAACCTTAAATGTTCCTATGGACCGGATTATCTTGGGAGGTTTCTCTCAAGGGTCCATGCTTGCAACGGAGATCACTCTTAAAGCGGAAAAAAAGCCCAAAGGTCTTGTCATTCTGTCGGGGACTTTGCTGGACGAAACGAATTGGTCCAGGTATGCGAAACAAACTCCGGGCTATAAATTTTTTCAAAGTCATGGTAGAATGGACCCTGTGCTCGGTTATCCTGCCGCGAAAAGATTAGAAACGGTCTTAAAAGATGCAGGCTGGGTAGGTGAGTTACTGGCATTTCCGGGTGGACATGAAATCCCGGAGATAGTATTAAACGGTATGAACCGCTATTTGCGAGAACTTTTCGAATGA
- a CDS encoding imelysin family protein, with the protein MRNIHTKILSVLFSILLFGSLISCEGPGSDNSAAALLGLDIPASATKSQFLNRYADLAFESYTQAELDASTLAAAVTTFDSNTNPSASDLTNLRNLWVKARASYLVTEAFRFSQGPIDTDTVLDCEPTGSVSQPHDCEGLLNAWPLDEDAVDSYINDGGNSVTSFASIYGEIGDTNLGGEPEPQEDKIVLTGYHPIEYLLWGKDTSSTGAGNRAASDFADATTDGARRRHYLKTITDRLVVHLGLIKDQWDPANTGNYRETFLDSANVNISVGNIFQGLGSFMAGEWGGERLTGVIGETQEEEHSCFSDTTKADFYYDAQGVLNIWTGNYTIQKGVNISTGPGLSNILSFRQQGAIQSEIESSRNIFCINLSDTESEDPNFRTSCPSGSLTHRFDQAISSADSQHGILVNVQRLIGSTLNRDFVAAAAAIGFSVVPE; encoded by the coding sequence ATGCGAAACATCCATACAAAAATATTATCAGTTCTGTTTAGTATTCTTCTATTCGGTTCCCTGATTTCTTGCGAGGGTCCGGGTAGCGATAATTCCGCCGCGGCACTTTTAGGTTTAGATATCCCGGCTAGCGCGACCAAATCCCAATTTCTAAATCGATATGCGGATCTTGCCTTCGAGTCCTACACCCAAGCAGAATTGGATGCATCGACTTTAGCGGCTGCGGTCACTACTTTCGATTCTAACACAAATCCAAGCGCCTCCGATCTGACCAACCTTAGAAATCTCTGGGTAAAAGCTCGTGCAAGCTATTTGGTCACCGAAGCTTTTCGTTTTAGCCAAGGCCCTATTGACACCGATACAGTGCTCGATTGCGAGCCTACAGGTTCCGTATCTCAGCCTCATGACTGTGAAGGTCTTTTGAATGCATGGCCTTTGGATGAGGACGCGGTTGATTCGTATATTAACGATGGCGGAAACAGCGTCACAAGTTTTGCCTCTATCTACGGGGAGATCGGCGATACTAACTTGGGTGGAGAACCGGAGCCTCAAGAAGATAAGATCGTATTAACAGGATATCATCCGATCGAATATTTACTTTGGGGAAAAGATACAAGTAGTACCGGCGCAGGGAACAGAGCTGCGAGCGATTTTGCCGATGCTACCACTGACGGCGCTAGACGCAGACATTATCTTAAAACGATCACCGACAGATTAGTAGTTCATCTTGGCTTGATCAAGGACCAGTGGGATCCTGCGAATACCGGAAATTATAGGGAGACTTTTTTAGACTCAGCGAATGTGAATATTTCCGTTGGGAATATTTTCCAAGGATTAGGTTCTTTTATGGCAGGAGAATGGGGAGGCGAACGCCTTACTGGAGTCATCGGAGAGACCCAAGAAGAAGAACACTCTTGTTTCAGCGACACTACTAAAGCGGACTTCTATTATGACGCACAAGGTGTATTGAATATCTGGACCGGAAATTATACCATCCAAAAAGGCGTAAACATCAGCACTGGACCGGGACTTTCCAATATATTAAGTTTTAGGCAACAAGGTGCAATCCAATCCGAGATCGAAAGTTCCAGAAATATTTTCTGTATCAATCTTTCCGATACGGAATCCGAAGATCCTAACTTTAGAACAAGCTGTCCTTCCGGAAGTTTAACTCATAGATTCGACCAAGCGATCTCTTCTGCGGATAGCCAACACGGAATTTTGGTAAATGTTCAGAGATTAATCGGTTCTACATTGAACAGGGATTTTGTGGCGGCTGCCGCAGCCATCGGGTTCTCAGTAGTTCCAGAATGA
- a CDS encoding imelysin family protein — MRSISPYSLIKKTLYFILASSFVYCGGGGKDPLLFLTAGPGSSAFLEHTGKFVIIPSLEQLTTDTAALEAAAVTYTTSGSTNVTNLAALQVAWDQVRVSLKKVEPYYFGPATNPNEYYTKMDGFIKSGARPSSNLVNQILTSSVTVCTATNTTLNKTNLSVCPPKYKGIESLEILLFDSDLSRTTIDSNSSINTANMGNTRRTDYILALAQVINQDALDLYNKWLPTGGNFLNEYINGTGIHFRSQGEAFDTYIQSLGNLVNQIQDIKLGNAACLSVSCSGAGKRQEPDPVFLEAIYSRVAYKDLRDNLLGIEFAYLGDPADTKISSMSKLVRAQNSSLDDEIQAEITNFKNMIDVKIGGGADLYAEIDADGTTMNGTSVMTNVKPIWDQAKILKNLMTIDAFSVLGVPNLPSSNDGD; from the coding sequence ATGAGATCCATATCACCTTATTCTTTAATTAAAAAAACTTTATACTTTATTCTGGCATCGTCCTTTGTTTACTGTGGCGGCGGCGGCAAAGATCCATTGCTTTTTTTAACTGCCGGGCCTGGAAGTTCCGCTTTTTTAGAACATACCGGTAAATTCGTGATCATTCCGAGTTTGGAACAATTGACTACGGATACAGCGGCATTAGAAGCAGCTGCAGTCACTTATACCACTTCGGGAAGCACGAATGTGACGAATCTTGCAGCTCTGCAAGTAGCTTGGGACCAAGTGCGTGTTTCCTTAAAAAAAGTGGAGCCTTATTATTTCGGACCGGCCACGAATCCGAACGAGTATTATACAAAGATGGACGGTTTTATAAAATCAGGCGCAAGGCCAAGCAGTAACTTAGTAAATCAGATCCTAACAAGCTCGGTTACCGTTTGTACAGCGACGAATACCACTCTCAATAAGACCAACTTATCCGTTTGCCCTCCTAAATACAAAGGAATCGAGTCTTTGGAGATCCTACTTTTCGATTCCGATCTGAGCAGGACCACGATAGATTCGAACTCCAGCATCAATACCGCAAACATGGGAAATACGAGAAGAACGGATTATATCTTAGCTCTTGCCCAGGTGATCAACCAAGATGCATTAGATTTATATAATAAATGGCTTCCTACGGGAGGAAATTTCCTAAATGAATACATTAACGGAACCGGGATCCATTTTCGCTCTCAAGGAGAAGCTTTCGATACCTATATCCAATCCCTAGGAAATTTAGTGAATCAAATCCAAGATATTAAATTAGGGAACGCTGCATGTTTAAGTGTTTCTTGTTCCGGGGCAGGGAAAAGACAAGAGCCGGATCCGGTCTTTTTGGAAGCGATCTATTCCAGAGTTGCGTATAAAGATCTAAGAGATAATCTATTAGGGATCGAATTCGCTTACTTAGGTGATCCTGCAGATACGAAAATCAGCTCTATGTCCAAATTAGTCAGGGCCCAAAATTCTTCCTTGGATGACGAAATCCAAGCCGAGATCACAAACTTCAAAAATATGATCGATGTTAAGATCGGCGGTGGCGCGGATCTATATGCTGAGATAGACGCGGATGGGACCACTATGAACGGGACAAGCGTTATGACGAATGTAAAACCGATCTGGGATCAGGCAAAGATCTTAAAGAACCTGATGACAATCGACGCGTTCTCCGTTTTAGGGGTCCCGAATCTTCCTTCTTCCAACGACGGGGATTAA
- a CDS encoding phosphate signaling complex PhoU family protein, with protein MASKFDYLRKNLYAMAELCLEQILILDDAIEQENPDLAKQVIERDDLIDSLEKQNDNLSQNAILEAIANRNLLGMDQIDGEVVLKKDPLRFALSSIRINRSLERMGDQIVNCATCYRRGLLPKGFFRQEEILDKMLSRVVTLVGMAVESLVEEKNRFYGSVHTVEEELNNLCHAAFLKFVMDPRLDKNQFADLYRIILGIERAGDYAVNIAEELVRLNTGMDIRHLSDPVQVTEKTKIS; from the coding sequence ATGGCATCCAAGTTCGATTATCTCCGCAAAAATCTGTATGCGATGGCGGAGCTATGTTTAGAACAAATCCTGATCCTGGACGACGCAATCGAACAGGAAAACCCGGACCTTGCCAAACAAGTTATCGAAAGAGACGATCTGATCGACAGTTTGGAAAAACAAAACGATAACTTATCCCAAAACGCAATCTTAGAAGCGATCGCAAACCGAAACTTACTCGGCATGGATCAAATCGATGGAGAAGTTGTACTCAAAAAAGATCCGTTACGATTCGCACTGTCTTCCATTCGTATCAACAGAAGTTTGGAAAGAATGGGAGACCAGATCGTAAACTGCGCTACCTGCTATAGAAGAGGGCTTCTTCCTAAAGGATTTTTCAGACAGGAAGAAATTTTGGACAAGATGCTCTCTAGGGTCGTGACCCTTGTAGGAATGGCAGTTGAATCCTTGGTGGAAGAAAAAAACAGATTTTACGGTTCGGTCCATACGGTGGAAGAAGAACTCAACAATCTATGTCATGCGGCATTTTTGAAATTCGTAATGGACCCGCGATTGGATAAAAACCAGTTTGCCGACTTATACAGAATTATATTGGGAATAGAAAGAGCGGGAGACTATGCGGTAAATATCGCAGAAGAATTAGTGCGATTGAACACAGGCATGGACATTCGTCATCTTTCGGATCCGGTACAAGTCACCGAAAAAACTAAAATCTCCTGA
- a CDS encoding di-heme oxidoredictase family protein, with translation MAPDPGEAFSGGYGTRFISNPTSFDTPVVNLSSDGIQFNTGNNFFNRAWVAEGNSASAGLGPTFNTSSCQNCHAGDGRGAPPDSGSLFGSVGILIRLSKVGVSDPTTGGPVGLDSFGLQLNHKGIGCTSPLSYDSNFNCIGSTGPNFTPPEGNVSVSYTGTTVVRNYTSGGTVTLNTPIYSFNWNVNFGGAPSSFHFSPRTAPIIPGLGLLEAIPESTILGWADPTDSNADGISGKVNMVWDAKNQKKVLGRFGWKANEPNLFQQNQGAFLGDIGITSPLFPTDNCPTNQTQCSAAASGTVDPEITASIAESVNFYTKLVAVPARRNLSDQDVIDGKTIFLSIKCDACHKPLVLTGNVPGLPELSYQYIKPYTDLLLHDMGPELADGRPDFDADGQEWRTPPLWGLGLIQQVNGHLKLMHDGRANGIEEAILWHGGEADAARTGFQNLSLTDRQKLIKFLESL, from the coding sequence ATCGCGCCCGATCCAGGCGAAGCCTTCTCCGGAGGATACGGTACCCGATTTATTTCCAACCCGACCTCTTTCGATACTCCTGTCGTAAACTTGAGTTCGGACGGGATCCAATTCAATACGGGAAATAACTTTTTTAATAGGGCTTGGGTGGCGGAAGGTAACAGTGCTTCCGCCGGTTTAGGACCGACTTTTAATACGAGTTCCTGCCAGAACTGTCATGCAGGAGACGGAAGAGGAGCTCCGCCCGATAGCGGGTCATTATTCGGCTCCGTCGGGATTCTGATACGACTTTCAAAAGTAGGGGTTTCCGATCCGACTACAGGCGGGCCTGTCGGTTTGGATTCTTTCGGCCTACAGCTGAATCATAAAGGGATCGGATGCACTTCTCCTTTATCTTACGATTCCAATTTTAATTGTATCGGTTCGACAGGACCGAATTTTACTCCACCGGAGGGGAACGTTTCCGTTTCTTATACGGGCACAACTGTCGTCCGAAATTATACGTCAGGCGGAACAGTAACTTTAAACACTCCTATATATTCTTTTAACTGGAATGTGAACTTCGGAGGAGCCCCTTCTTCCTTTCATTTTTCCCCCCGAACCGCTCCTATAATCCCCGGTTTGGGTCTATTAGAAGCAATTCCCGAATCAACTATCTTGGGCTGGGCCGATCCGACCGATTCAAATGCGGATGGAATATCAGGAAAAGTGAATATGGTTTGGGACGCAAAAAATCAGAAGAAGGTTCTTGGACGTTTCGGCTGGAAGGCAAACGAGCCTAATTTGTTCCAACAAAACCAAGGAGCTTTTTTAGGGGATATAGGGATCACAAGTCCGTTATTCCCTACGGATAATTGTCCAACGAATCAAACACAATGTTCGGCTGCTGCTTCCGGAACTGTAGATCCGGAAATCACTGCGTCCATTGCAGAGTCGGTGAATTTTTACACCAAATTAGTCGCAGTTCCTGCCAGAAGGAATTTATCGGATCAGGATGTGATCGACGGAAAAACAATATTTTTGTCCATCAAATGTGACGCATGTCATAAACCTCTCGTTCTTACCGGGAATGTTCCGGGGCTTCCGGAACTTTCATACCAATACATCAAACCTTATACGGACCTACTATTACACGATATGGGTCCTGAACTTGCGGACGGAAGACCAGATTTCGATGCGGACGGACAAGAATGGAGAACTCCTCCTCTTTGGGGACTAGGCTTGATCCAACAAGTAAACGGACATTTAAAACTTATGCATGATGGAAGAGCCAATGGGATAGAAGAAGCAATCCTATGGCATGGAGGAGAAGCCGACGCAGCGCGTACAGGTTTCCAAAATCTATCTCTCACAGACAGACAAAAGCTGATCAAATTTTTGGAATCTTTATAG
- a CDS encoding TCR/Tet family MFS transporter, which translates to MTVPKKSALQFLLFTLLIDFIGFGIIIPVVPNLLKDMLQGDLSKAAVYGGLLSFTYAITQFFCAPIIGGLSDKFGRRPVLLASLFGLGIDYAFLALAPNVFWLFVGRIIAGITGASYGVAGAIIADISPPEKRSQNLGLVGMAFGMGFIIGPIIGGLFSEFGPRAPFWVASSLSLLNWVYGFFVLPETLAEENRRKFNWVMANPFGSVVGLVRYPGPLSGLVLSLFLIFVANHCMETSWSYFTMNKFKWTAAKIGFSLAVVGASLAVVQGGLLRIIIPKLGQKNSAYLGIFARVVMSALFAFAWEEWMLYALLVPFSFCFIATPAIQGYISNHVSPTQQGEFQGIMSSMMSLSSILGPLLMSFVFSYFTREGMQPYFPGAPFIVSSFLAILSLMIAIISFKKEKIRVGEKVGE; encoded by the coding sequence TTTTAAAAGACATGTTGCAAGGGGACCTGAGTAAAGCGGCGGTTTATGGAGGCCTTCTATCCTTCACTTATGCGATCACTCAATTTTTTTGCGCTCCTATCATAGGCGGTTTAAGCGATAAATTCGGAAGAAGACCTGTTCTATTAGCATCTCTCTTCGGATTAGGTATAGACTACGCATTCTTAGCATTGGCTCCCAATGTATTTTGGCTATTCGTAGGTAGGATTATTGCGGGGATCACGGGAGCTAGTTACGGAGTCGCGGGCGCAATCATCGCGGATATAAGCCCGCCTGAAAAAAGATCCCAAAATTTAGGGTTAGTAGGAATGGCATTCGGTATGGGATTCATTATCGGTCCCATCATCGGAGGTTTGTTTTCCGAGTTCGGCCCGAGAGCTCCATTCTGGGTTGCCTCTTCTCTTTCTCTTTTGAACTGGGTGTATGGATTTTTTGTTTTGCCTGAAACTCTCGCAGAAGAGAACAGAAGAAAATTCAATTGGGTTATGGCGAACCCGTTCGGTTCAGTGGTAGGACTTGTCCGTTATCCTGGACCCTTAAGCGGTTTAGTACTTTCTTTGTTTCTAATATTCGTAGCGAACCATTGTATGGAGACCAGTTGGTCCTATTTCACTATGAACAAATTTAAATGGACCGCCGCAAAGATCGGATTCTCTCTCGCCGTAGTCGGAGCCTCACTTGCGGTTGTGCAAGGCGGACTACTCAGGATTATCATCCCTAAACTGGGACAAAAAAATTCGGCCTATCTGGGGATTTTTGCAAGAGTAGTAATGAGTGCGTTATTCGCATTTGCTTGGGAAGAATGGATGCTGTATGCGTTACTCGTACCCTTTTCCTTTTGTTTTATCGCGACTCCTGCGATCCAAGGTTATATTTCCAATCATGTTTCTCCCACACAACAAGGAGAATTTCAGGGAATTATGAGCAGCATGATGAGCCTTAGTTCCATCTTAGGCCCTTTGCTTATGAGTTTCGTTTTTTCTTATTTTACTAGAGAAGGTATGCAGCCTTATTTTCCGGGAGCACCCTTTATCGTGAGTTCTTTTCTTGCGATCCTCAGCTTAATGATCGCAATTATTTCTTTTAAAAAGGAAAAAATCAGAGTAGGAGAAAAAGTGGGAGAATGA
- a CDS encoding MAPEG family protein, producing MFNSLFPLIAFTAWTILLVLIVVSFRTVQVLSGAKKSNEFPAWIQHGSDLYWRIHRAHLNCVEGLPVFGVLVLTFILSGYQNDTFDLLAWIVFGARILQTGAHLSGGGVWNVNIRFTGFIIQYICFTAMLVILVRTIL from the coding sequence ATGTTTAATTCCCTATTCCCATTGATCGCTTTTACTGCCTGGACCATTCTCCTAGTACTTATAGTGGTATCCTTTCGAACAGTTCAGGTATTATCCGGAGCCAAAAAATCCAACGAGTTCCCTGCTTGGATACAACATGGCTCCGATCTGTATTGGAGGATCCATCGTGCTCATTTAAACTGTGTGGAAGGTCTTCCTGTTTTCGGAGTTTTAGTTTTGACGTTCATTCTTTCAGGATACCAAAACGACACTTTTGATCTGCTCGCTTGGATCGTATTCGGAGCCAGGATCCTGCAAACCGGAGCACATCTAAGTGGCGGCGGAGTTTGGAACGTGAACATCCGATTTACCGGGTTTATAATCCAATATATTTGTTTCACTGCGATGTTAGTGATATTAGTACGTACTATTCTTTAA
- a CDS encoding DUF1554 domain-containing protein — MLQKDNDKFLFATSPSFAGNFGSGGFADFVCQNAADSLVGLPSGIYKTFAVAGTWRRAMPSKIDWVLKPNKEYIDFNSGAFTKAFDTDANALFVFGTGSGIVATGAGYWTGLQTDWTTGNVCQGWASNSDLEQGNFASSGDPNVGGISAGTPDFCIVAKSVVCVQQ, encoded by the coding sequence ATATTACAGAAAGATAATGATAAGTTCTTATTTGCTACAAGTCCCTCCTTTGCCGGGAACTTCGGATCGGGTGGTTTTGCCGATTTTGTTTGTCAGAATGCAGCTGACTCTTTGGTCGGGCTTCCGTCCGGAATTTACAAAACGTTTGCAGTAGCCGGAACTTGGCGAAGAGCAATGCCTTCTAAGATCGACTGGGTATTAAAACCTAACAAAGAATATATAGACTTTAACAGCGGTGCTTTTACTAAAGCATTCGATACGGATGCGAACGCTTTATTTGTTTTTGGAACGGGAAGCGGGATTGTTGCTACTGGTGCCGGGTATTGGACCGGTTTACAAACGGATTGGACTACAGGAAATGTATGCCAAGGATGGGCTTCCAACTCCGATTTAGAGCAAGGTAATTTTGCAAGCTCCGGAGATCCGAACGTCGGCGGCATATCCGCCGGTACTCCGGACTTCTGTATTGTGGCGAAATCGGTCGTATGCGTTCAGCAATAA